The Glycine soja cultivar W05 chromosome 4, ASM419377v2, whole genome shotgun sequence genomic sequence CACGAGCACGGGCAAGAGGCCCTCTAAGATCAAGGACAGGATGGAGGAGTACAATATAGCTatgaagaaaatgatgaggAACCCTTATGAGTATCACCATGATCTGGGTCAGTTTCATCTCTATCCTATTATTGTTTATTGGTACCCCCTACAACATTTGACATTTGCTACCTAGTACTTTTGTTTGATCTATTTCTATGAAATGCTACATatgtttgatatgattatgataTTGAGAAATGTGAGGGATTTGTGAGAGGGATGAATGGCCTTGCAGATGGGATTTTGTTAATCACTCTTGCATTATTATATGGTGCTAGATATAGCAATGATAGTGTGATTTCGTTCCTCATTCCGTTGGTTATACTTGCAATCTTCGTTTGTTATATTAGTTTGTGCCTCTTGGCTTAAAATTGGAGAGGGTGTTATacaaagggggagagagagagagagattgagGATTTACTACGCTATCAATCACTTTTTGAAGATGTCGTCTTCTGTTATGTGGTTGAGATTCCTTGTGCCCCCTCCCCCAACTGTAAAATGCAAAGCGTGTGCCATACTATTACTGtgtaaagtttaattttaattagtacaGAGACTACATACTTAAGTTTTGCTTTTGATGTATATGGcccttgaaaaagactttttttccCCTTAGAATTTGGGTTTGAGcataactcaaccccaaaagctccCCACTCATATGTATTATTTTGACTATATTATGACAAGGACTAGACATCTCGAGTATCTCGAGCATGAAGGACTGGATATCTCAAGCTGAAGTTTTCAGGATTGAACACCTACAGGTGATTTAATAGTAGTTCAACGAACAAGTGATCTGATAAGCCCAATAATAATCATTAGGATAGATTTTAATACCattttaaaatctgaatttgGATCTAACTCAATTCCAAAAGCATGCTTATGGGATGGAAAATTGTCCCTCGCTCTTATGTACACTATTTTAGCCACATCACTAGTCAATGTAGGATTtccaacattaatttttttcctcatGTATGGTAAGACCTGATATATCATTCAACAGATGCAACCAATGAATGATTCCTGATTTTCAGGTATGAATTATACTCTTATAACGGACAATTTGATTGTTGGCTCCCAACCACAGAAACCTGAAGACATAGATCACCTCAAAAAGGAAGAGGGTGTGGCATACATTTTAAACTTGCAACAAGATAACGATGTTGAGTATTGGGGAGTAGACTTGCAGTCAATAATAAGAAGGTCTCGTGAACTTGAAATTAGCCACACAAGGAGACCGGTAAGCAAGCCTGTTTTCTGTAAATTTATTGAGGATAAAGAAAAAAACCTCTAGTATTGTGATAATCTAGACAACGTTTGACTAGCCAAATGTTATTAGGAAGTGTAGAGTTTTTTAAGGAACTAAGGAGATAAATAGAGAAAGGGGAGCACTCAAAACATGACTTCTTTGCTTGATTTTGGCTCATTATACAAATTTAGTACATAAGTATTTATATTATGCAGGACACCTTTTCTCATAAAAATGAATCGAGTTTACTAATTGCTCCATTCTCCTTTTGCCAACAGTTGAGCTATCATGACTAGTTTAATCTCTAACCCAATGCAATAAATAGACTATATACCATCTCAAAAATGAGAATAGTTATCTTCACTCTGAAATTGTTCCAAGTTTTTTGCTTACTtgttcttaaattaaattatcatcacattttttattatctatgtTTTTAGGCAAAAGACTTTGATCCAGATTCCTTGCGAAATGAACTACCTAAAGCAGTCTCATCCTTAGAATGGGCAATTTCTGAGGGAAAAGGAAGAGTTTATGTGCATTGTACTGCTGGACTTGGAAGAGCTCCAGCGGTGGCAATTGCTTATTTGTTCTGGTTTTGTGACATGAATGTGAGTCCGAAACCCTCACCTTGTCGTTGAATCCAGAAACAATTTCCATACTACTTAATTTTTCACAAGTGTTATGGTTGAACATCATCAACTTGGTGGTGAATTGGTGATAGATTGGTTCACAGATTTCTTAATTGAGATTTCATTTTTTCACAAATGAATGTGGCATTTTTCTTTGGACAGCTAAATGAAGCATATGATATGCTAACTTCAAAGAGACCTTGTGGACCAAATAAAAGAGCAATACGTGGCGCTACTTATGATTTGGCTAAGAATGATCCTTGGAAGGAGCCATTTGAGACTCTTCCAGAATATGCATTTGAGGATATAGCAGATTGGGAAAGGAACTTGATTCAAGATCGTGCCCGCTCCCTTCGTGGAATTTGACAACTTCGGTAAGTGTTTCTGACTTTCTGCTTTGAAAAACGATTGTGTTGTTGGGTTTTTACAAATCTGTATTACTAATAATAGTGAAGGGAGCTATAATAGCTTTTGCACTTTTTTGGCTCTTGCATCAATATGGTGAACCAAATCATCCCCATATTGAGATTCACTCATTTTTCAAGCCCAGATATGCTTAAATGTAACATTGTGTGATGATGATATGCGATGCTGTATTTGTGATTGACAGGTTTCTACTTATCTACATAGGTTGCCACCCTTGCTGGGATGGTATCAGGTGCCATGATACTGCTCAAGTTGGAGATATTTTTTCAAGCATATTCATACTGATATGGGCACATAGCTTACAACGTGTACGAAATATTCAGTATCGTACAGACTATAGAGTGGTAAATAATCAATTTTGCGAATAATGCACCATAATTGTAGACGTCCTAATAATATCTGAGAGTGCAAAATGCCTAGTTGATCTATTGGTCTGTCAATTCTAAATAGTGTCAAAATGATGTATATAAGTAGAGGATAACCTTTATTTTATGACGAtaacttttggggttgagttaacATAATCCCAAATTATGCTGGTATCATAGATCCATTAGCAGTATCATGATGATTCACATCAAGGACATGCAACTACGTGTTTCTTAACACTATTTAGAAGCCATCTTAAATACACAGTCGGAAGAAGGAATCGAGAGGGGATTGCACTCATGAATTTGAATGTAAACAAGAGTTAAGGGCTGTAAAAATAGATAATACGAAACTTACGTGaatgattaaaaatgaaataaacaacaGTAAAGAACTAAAACAACAAACTacaaattagaaaaaagaaaaaaaaggtatcACAAAAATTGATGAGTTATTATTTCTTAAGGACAGAGATTATACAGAagtgagagaagaaaaagaaaatgacataAAGATGTAATTATTATCTGCAAAAAGAAAAGCCTAATTTGTTGTCTTTTTTTGAGATTAAGTTACTCGGTAGAGTTAACTAACGTCACTTATTTTATCCATACAAAGTGGTTGCTCCCATTCAAAAGTTGAAATAACTGTTTACTTTAGTTTTTAGTAACATGGTGATAGTGTTAAAAGTTTTCTTATTTGTTGGAGATGGACGTAGATAGCGTGTCTGATGTGTATTGCTGACGTGTTTAGGAATGTTGATTCTAGTGTATTTGGTAGGTCGATTGGTGTTCCAATGCAGCTAATAATCTGACATTCTGACTAAAGTGACGATGTATATTAAATCAGTAGTGTGTTATAGTAACGTTGTTGGTATATATATGCACTACAGTTGGGCTAGGATTGTTGGGGCCTAAGGCATCTCATGGACAATTATATCCTATTTTGGAATAGTGATAGAGTAATTTTAATGACCgaaatatgatttattgttgataaaattataaatttggtttTCTTATTTGTCTTAGAATTTGATTTTGAcccccctataatttaattcacgaacTTAGTCTCTCAGTTTTTTACAATTCCATTCTTTCATTCCACAATTctgaaattaaacattgattattaattaCTTACCTTGATCGTCATGTGTCTCACTTTTATTGGATATCGATGTCACATGTCGTGATTTTATTGAAGATTGACGTTAATTAGGTGCACAAAATTAATGTCTAATAAAAGCGTGATATATGACGATCAACGTCCAATTTTAGGATTGTAGACAAAAATGACGAGATTATAAAAAATTGGGGAACTAaattcatgaattaaattataaaaaaaccaaaagtcaaattctaaaaaataggaagaccaaatttacaattttgtctTTTATTATTCATGAGTATAGGCCAATTtctttgttgttgatgttgactTCATTCGACAGTTGCGGTTTGGAACTATCACAACATTTGAATATGGAAGAATATCATACGAATTTGGCTCAAATTcagtatatatataacaattgtGCATATAAGAAATTACGCGTTTAGATCTTTACTCGTTTttcaagataaaataatataaatttctgATAAATACTCTTTGACAATTTGAAGATTTTCTCTTGAACTGCTAtcttcttaatttaaaatttaattcataattCTGAGCTGTAAGCACTTCTTACAATGACATAACCGCCAGCTGCATTATCATCATTCACTCAAAcacccttttattttatttaatggtaGTGTAGGGCAAGCAAAAGAAGGTTGCTACATTCCGGGGTTAAGGTTAAACTTTCATTTGTCGTTACAGATGCTTTACTTACGAGGAATTATAACAATGAACCCAGCCTTACTATTTGAGTGAGACATCCCAACATAACACTCAAACGCTTTATCATCATGATTGAGACATTCCTTGCTGAAACACTCGTTTCATTAAAATATCTCTAGGTAGAAATTCTCCTTCGCCTAAATTTACGAGTCGCTTTTCcaatgaatattaaaaaaaagagaaaaaagaatactCCATTATTGATATTGCAAGCATGGAAAAGCTAAAGTTCTCACATGAAAAGCGTGGGACGTAGGTGGCTAGAAGCTTGACTTGCACGGgtctcaaatattattttatgctcCCATTATCACATTTTATTTCTGTTACCAGCTAATTAACAACACACAAAAGAGTGTTCTGAGGATTTGGGAGAGCATACCCATATATATCACTTTGATTTCCTAGACTCATCACTCCCTCACACATTTGATTAAACTTAGCAACATAATTCACGGGTCAATATCTCCACACTGCCCCAAATGtatatttaaactaattaagttcttttcaaatatatatatattatcatgtatgaatgtatgatattttattgaCCTTGTCAATAATTACTTAACAGTTATATCAAACTTAATTTCTTATCGGTTAACAATGTAAAAACTAGCATTGACATTGCATACTCATTAAACTCAAATAATAATAGTCTGTTAATAGGTTTGCAAGTCTCAAACTACATTTCTTTGCCATGAAATTAAACGCCCCGAAACTTCTATCAAACCATCTTAAGCCACCAACATTTTACTGCTACTTACAAGAACTGAAACATATCCCAATGTTCTTATAGATTCAATcactatttttgttttcaagacCCAACCTTTTCAATCTTAGGTTAGGAAATAACAATTGACAAATTTCCACACTATTATTCCCCAGATATGGTTACCCATTGCAGTTGCACTGGGGGGAAATTTGCAGTATAATTAATTCCCATTCTTTCTGATAGAGTATCACAAAAGTGCCATTTGGGCAGGAAAAAATGTTCCAAGACACAACGGGGATAACAGGTATCGGCAGTACTAATGTTGAGTTTCAAGCAACAATAATCTAAAAGATGAAATATTGCTAATTAGACCGAGGTGCCACAACACAAAGAGGCCACATAGAATTCTCAAATCCATAATCTTGAAATCCTAAAACTGTGTATCAGCAGTACTAAATTCTAATCGCATGGCTGGCTTTGAAATTTGAAGAATAAAACatgcaaaaaaatattgtagGGGGGGTTATGAAATGATTCCATATTTCATTTACTGGGAAGGCaatatcaagataaaaaaaaattcaataaaaatataaaagaatatacAAAAGCAGGGCAAGATATCGTAATAATAATGTTAACACTTAACAAGGCCAGTTCAATGGGCAAGGTTCCAACCTGCAGGGATCCACCAAAGTATGCCGCCTTATCCCTGGaagcaaagaggctgtttccctGCTATTTTCAGCTTGAGGTCAGAATCAgcttcaaaattgaaattaaattatgcaTTAATAAATAGTTATAACCTTAACCCTCTTGTGGCTTTGCATCATATATATCTGAAAAAGGACATGTTCTGTATGCCCCTAAAACATAATTGacatcaattcatgttttgtGGGGTGCCCTTGTGTCTATCCTATCCATCTGTATGGGAATTGAGCTGTGATTGCCGGATTACACAAACGACATTTTAGCACATCAGGTTACATAAGCAATCAACTATGTGAGGCATAGAATCCATTTACAAAGAAAATCATAATCAATAATAAGCAACCTAGTAATATTCAACTAAACCTCAGCTTTTGATATGTTGTACGGAAGTAATAAACTAAATGTcttttttggtaaaaacaagTAATCGTGTCTAAATTTCACTAAATTTTGATCATTgtgttaaaatatgaaaaagatatcacAAAAGAACATGGTGTACAATACATGATGTTAGATATCACCAAAGAACACCCATCTGGACAATGGTAGTCAGTCTTCTTTCCCTCTTCCTTGTCAATGTTTGCCAAAATGCTCTTAGACATATAGGAAGAAACGTACTGAAGCATACAACAAATGGAAAACCCAAAAATGCCTGAAATGAAGGGTCATACAGCACATGATGACAAGCACGCAGAATATCAAAGCAAAAGAAATTGCCCCTGCAACATGAGACCTGCAAGAAGTTAAGGAAATTGTCAAGCATAATGGCATCAACAATGTCCCAACATCTTCAATGCACTTTACACATTAAAAAATCTGATAGAAAAGTTATCCCACAACCCTACATGAATCCTACCTGGGATTGGATATCCAAGTTGGTATTTTTAGCAGTGATCAAATTATGTTAGTGTCCATATATTCCTTTCATTTTTATGGAATACTAATCAATACTAAACAGAGCATTTCAATATAGATGGATTACCCAAAAAAGGCCACTTTGAAACCTCAATACCAGCATACGAACTGCTATTTATAATCTACTGAACAAAATGGGGTTGAAGAAACAacactatattttttaatgcataAGAATCCAAAACTCAAGATGAAAACCCATCTATTGCCGTCATTAGAAATTTTCAGTAATCCATTTGCAGAAACCAGAAAAACAACCTTCCAAGTGTTGTATTAAAAAGAAGGAATTTCAAAAAAGAATCTGAGAAAGGATttagtttatgttttttaacTCTGTAATATCAGGAGCAAACGAAAGTCTACTTTTAGCTATAATAAAAAACCTAAAGACTACACAGACCCTATGTATGATCATCTTTTTGACacaataaaacatacaaaatCTCCCCAGATGAGAAAGAAAGCATCATTAGGTGGAGAATAGCCAAGAAGAAGACAAGGTCTCAGATCAAAAAACGAAAGAGTTGTTATTCATACAACATTTTATACTAATACTACAACACTTTTTGTGTCTATCTCTCTCCATCACATCATTTATTACATCTTATATTTTTCCCTCTTCACTCTATTTCTCTCTCTTAGTTGTATATTTTGTTGCATTGGTTGCTATACAAAAAACATTTCTCAAAAACAAATAACTAGAAGCAAATTCTTAACTAAGAACATGCAGAACAAAGTGCATAAATTATTTCAAGCCCAAATTCCAAAAGTCAGCAACTTGAAGCACCTCAAGTCCTCTGAGCAAAACTTGGAGTCAAAGAGGTGAAATAATAAagagaaggaaaggaaaagaagaaatacTTTAAGTTGTTTGAGCAAAGCAGCCCAGGTAGTGATGGCTGGATATTGGTGGTAGGAGTAGGACTCCCAATCACCAGCATTATTCAGAAAGTACTATCGGTGGTAGTGATGGCTGGATATTGGTGGTACTATGCAACTAGttcttaatttgaataaaacccATCAAATAATTGCTACACACCTTAAAATGCCGCAGCAGGTTACGCACAAATGAACCATAAAATTCCCCAAAGCAGATACCAACAAGGTAAGAAGGGTATAAAAACTTACAAaatccaaagaaaagaaaataaaaaaaactttgtgcATATTTCAGATCAAATAAAGACAACAAGAACAAGTGACATTGGGTGTCTCTATTTAATCATACCAGCTAAGTCTAAAGCTTAAACCAACTCGTACTTGCTCTTCAAATTCTTTCAGCGGTGAAGAAAATTCAGAGATATGAAGTGTTTATATTTCTATGATAGTTCTAGACAACGCAATTCCTAGTGTAAAGTAAAATCCTGAAACCCAGCATGCAAGTAAATTTCAATTGATcactataatttttatattgcaACTCTGGAAAGACATAATTCAACATTCAACATTAGGATTAAAGGGCACCTTTAGTTCATTAGAAAGTGTATTGAGTCTCCCGATTCATAGCCTCTTTCCTTAATGGGGATGTACGAAGAGCTGAATACAGAAATTCATTCATATTGATCAGTCAGTTTTATTGCTTATCCTGCTCTGTACACTATGTGTTCTGCAAAAACAAACCATTTAAACAGTATCCAGCAGACTTCATCCTAGGAACAAGATCAATAGCACACTCCTTTTTATCTTGTGAAAGAATTTTGAGGAGTTGCTCACAAACACTTGACTTCAACTTGAAACCTTTGTCAAGAGTGTAAACGAAGATGTTTACTGCATCATCCAGCCTCCCATTTTCACTGAGACCTCGGATCAAATATACGCAACTTGCAGgattgatattgatattgaacTTATCAAGAACAGTAAATATAAGTAATGCTTCATTTACTTTTTCTGCCTGACAAAATCCAATTAGTAGAATTGTATATGGAGCTAAAGCAAAATCTCTAAACCTGAAGTCCAATTCTAGTAAACCTCGAAATGCCTGTTCCACTTCTCCTCTGACAAAACATTCCTCCAAAGCATTGATTGAATTGTCTTCCCTGCCACGAAGGTTCTTCAAATATTCCAAATAAAGACTGAAGGCCTGTGAGACCCTCTTCTTTCTACACAACCAAGTCATAAGTGCTCTATAAACTTCAAAGCTAGGTTCACACCCATGCTTCAACATATGCTTATGAATCTTAAAGGCATCCTCTTCTCTGCCAACCCTGAAAAGCCCATCAATAAGTGTCCCATAAGTAACAGGGTTAGGTGAGAGCCCCTTATTTTGCATATCCTTGAAAAGCTTTAAAGCACCATTGATATTAGAAGCCTTGCAAAAGCCATTGATTAGAACATTGTACGTCACAATGTCAGGCATAACCCCACTACCAGCAAGTTGAATGAGAAGCTTGTATGCATCCAAAAGTTGTCCAGCCTCACACATTTGCTCCACCTTTTTCTGGAGAGCAACACTATCTAAAACCTGATCAGAACCCTGAGAAAGCCGGAAGAATAACGAAGGACTTCTCCCAATCTCCATCTTGTACAATAAAAGGTGTGCCTCCTCAAGTTTACCAGCCTTGCACAGTCCATCCATAAGAGCATTGAAGGTCACTATGGAAGGAAAACATCCAAGCTTCTCCATCTTATTAAATATTTCCTGTGCCTTCTCAGCCATTCCTCTCTTACACAGGTCACAGATGATAATGGTATGTGTGCAAACATTATGAAACCCTTGATGCTCAGAAATCTCAAGTTGGAGAGATCGTGCTCGATCCAAAAGACCAACATCACAGAGACCTTTAATAATTTCATTGTAACAAACAGCATCAGGAACTAAGCCTATCTGGGTCATCTCACCTAACATCTTGGCAGCTTCACCAACCCTTCCCTCGCTCGACAAACCTCGTATCAAAATGGTGTACAAAACAACATCCGGCACAATACCCTTCTTAAACATCCTTCCGTACCACGCATGTGCTTCATTGTATCTCCTTGCGCTAAAAAAGCCAGCAATCAGAGAACTGTAGCCCTTTATTCCAAGGGCTAACCCATCTCTCTCTAACAACCGTAGAAACGAAATGGCTTCTTCTAACCTCCCCAACTTGCAATACCCATTAATTAAAACACTATAACATATCAAATCAGGCTGGAACCCTCTTTCTTTCATCACATTAAACAACCTGTGTGCCTCATCTGCCCTCTTCACGTGACACAGACCGGAAAAAATAGCAGAAAACGATATAACACTTGGCACTATATCCCATTGACCCATCTCATCAAGCATCTCAAGTGCACCCTTAACATTATCATTTTTACAAAACCCATCAATCAACATGTTATAAGTGTACTCATTAGGACAACAATTGGACTTCAGCATCAAATTATACACTGCAAGAGCCAACACAAACAAGTCTTTCTTCAAAGCAATATTCAAAACGGTGTTATACGCATGACTATCAGGCTTGCAACCAAACTCACTCATTCTACCAAACGACTCTATAGCCTTTTCGGCGAGACCCACTTGCCAATACGCTCTAGTCAAGGCTCTAACCGAATCAGAAGTTATCAAAATCCCAGATTTCTTGAGAAGCTCGAGAGCTTCCCAGTAAAGGGAAAACAAATTGTTGGTACTAAGGACCCTACTCACTATGTTACAGTATTCTTGGTCGGATAAAGTCTCGAACTTGAGCGCCACCCAGATGCAGAAACGAAGAGGCATCTGCGGATTCGAAGGGACAGGTTCCTCGGACGGAACGGAGAATCTTCGGAGGAGGTTTCGCCGGAAAACGCAGGAGATCTCCGCTGCTGCTTTCCTGAACTTGGAGAAGGCCAACATTGGAGGGCTATATCCTCTGCTTGCTCTGCATCAATCACGGGCAGATTCAAATTGGAAAAGGGTTCATCAATCACAAAGGCCCTGGTTGCGTTGGAGGGTTTAAGGATTTTCTTCTTGGGTTTGTACTTTGTAAGCCACTTTCACTTAAGTTTCCTTTTGACTTAACGTGTTTATTTACCCCGGATAATGTAACTAATGGGTCGATTAATTTAAGTGGATGGATAAATTTTTCTATAAgtttttgtaaaagaa encodes the following:
- the LOC114410160 gene encoding phosphoglucan phosphatase LSF2, chloroplastic-like, which translates into the protein MLHKNSLEPTRHEQREMGTVSNIGFPSLFRVHLDSQVLSKHMKNKSSCDFMVPSNHNYSVRLSPICCKLSESGIEENHTSTSTGKRPSKIKDRMEEYNIAMKKMMRNPYEYHHDLGMNYTLITDNLIVGSQPQKPEDIDHLKKEEGVAYILNLQQDNDVEYWGVDLQSIIRRSRELEISHTRRPAKDFDPDSLRNELPKAVSSLEWAISEGKGRVYVHCTAGLGRAPAVAIAYLFWFCDMNLNEAYDMLTSKRPCGPNKRAIRGATYDLAKNDPWKEPFETLPEYAFEDIADWERNLIQDRARSLRGI
- the LOC114410161 gene encoding pentatricopeptide repeat-containing protein At1g79540; its protein translation is MLAFSKFRKAAAEISCVFRRNLLRRFSVPSEEPVPSNPQMPLRFCIWVALKFETLSDQEYCNIVSRVLSTNNLFSLYWEALELLKKSGILITSDSVRALTRAYWQVGLAEKAIESFGRMSEFGCKPDSHAYNTVLNIALKKDLFVLALAVYNLMLKSNCCPNEYTYNMLIDGFCKNDNVKGALEMLDEMGQWDIVPSVISFSAIFSGLCHVKRADEAHRLFNVMKERGFQPDLICYSVLINGYCKLGRLEEAISFLRLLERDGLALGIKGYSSLIAGFFSARRYNEAHAWYGRMFKKGIVPDVVLYTILIRGLSSEGRVGEAAKMLGEMTQIGLVPDAVCYNEIIKGLCDVGLLDRARSLQLEISEHQGFHNVCTHTIIICDLCKRGMAEKAQEIFNKMEKLGCFPSIVTFNALMDGLCKAGKLEEAHLLLYKMEIGRSPSLFFRLSQGSDQVLDSVALQKKVEQMCEAGQLLDAYKLLIQLAGSGVMPDIVTYNVLINGFCKASNINGALKLFKDMQNKGLSPNPVTYGTLIDGLFRVGREEDAFKIHKHMLKHGCEPSFEVYRALMTWLCRKKRVSQAFSLYLEYLKNLRGREDNSINALEECFVRGEVEQAFRGLLELDFRFRDFALAPYTILLIGFCQAEKVNEALLIFTVLDKFNININPASCVYLIRGLSENGRLDDAVNIFVYTLDKGFKLKSSVCEQLLKILSQDKKECAIDLVPRMKSAGYCLNGLFLQNT